In Mytilus galloprovincialis chromosome 1, xbMytGall1.hap1.1, whole genome shotgun sequence, the following are encoded in one genomic region:
- the LOC143062730 gene encoding putative oxidoreductase YjmC isoform X2, giving the protein MYVRDIDSGITERDGDPMTIKESQATALVDGQNVLGPVVGDYSMEIAIQKAKQTGVGWVAAKGSNHYGIAGWYAMKAVDHGLLGLSFTNTSPLEVPTRARKPTLGTNPLSLAVPAKDNDSFVLDMATTTVALGKIELHDRKQISIPDGWGVDSQGKMCNVAKPVIEAGGLMPLGGSEMTGGYKGYGLAMLVEIFCGILAGSDYGPNIRRWKSTERVANLGQCFIAVDPDCFAPGFVDRMSDLMDTCRNLTPAEGEDDVVLVAGDPERRHMNMCDQKGGIPYHPNQIKFGVELAKSLKVEPMKIITD; this is encoded by the exons ATGTATGTAAGAGATATAGATTCTGGTATAACAGAGAGAGATGGAGATCCTATGACAATAAAGGAGAGCCAAGCTACAGCTTTAGTAGATGGTCAGAATGTGCTTGGTCCAGTTGTTGGAGACTATAGCATGGAGATAGCTATACAGAAAGCAAAACAAACAGGAGTTGGTTGGGTAGCTGCAAAAG GTTCAAATCATTATGGAATAGCTGGATGGTATGCCATGAAAGCTGTAGACCATGGCCTTCTG GGTTTATCCTTCACCAACACATCACCACTTGAAGTTCCAACCAGAGCAAGAAAG CCTACACTGGGAACAAATCCTTTAAGTTTGGCTGTACCTGCTAAAGACAATGATAGTTTTGTGTTAGATATGGCCACCACTACTGTAGCTCTTGGTAAA ATTGAGTTACATGACAGGAAACAGATCTCAATACCAGATGGTTGGGGCGTTGACAGTCAAGGAAAG ATGTGTAATGTTGCTAAACCAGTCATAGAAGCTGGTGGACTGATGCCTTTAGGAGGATCAGAAATGACAG GTGGATATAAAGGTTATGGATTAGCCATGTTGGTAGAAATATTTTGTGGGATATTGGCAGGATCTGATTATGGTCCAAACATAAGAAGATGGAAAAGTACAGAAAGAGTGGCCAATCTG GGTCAGTGTTTCATTGCTGTTGACCCAGATTGTTTTGCTCCAGGATTTGTAGACAGAATGTCAGACTTAATGGATACTTGTAGAAATCTGACACCA GCTGAAGGGGAAGACGATGTAGTATTAGTGGCTGGAGATCCAGAAAGGAGACATATGAACATGTGTGATCAAAAAGGAGGCATACCTTATCATCCTAATCAAATCAAGTTTGGG GTTGAACTTGCTAAATCCTTGAAAGTTGAACCAATGAAAATTATAACAGACTGA
- the LOC143062730 gene encoding putative oxidoreductase YjmC isoform X1, producing MIGRSAERRIFSRIINGLTKFKCKRHSSTESRDIVPRKEVKRFIIECMSSVKTRQDHAEKLADNLSTADYRGHYSHGLNRLDMYVRDIDSGITERDGDPMTIKESQATALVDGQNVLGPVVGDYSMEIAIQKAKQTGVGWVAAKGSNHYGIAGWYAMKAVDHGLLGLSFTNTSPLEVPTRARKPTLGTNPLSLAVPAKDNDSFVLDMATTTVALGKIELHDRKQISIPDGWGVDSQGKMCNVAKPVIEAGGLMPLGGSEMTGGYKGYGLAMLVEIFCGILAGSDYGPNIRRWKSTERVANLGQCFIAVDPDCFAPGFVDRMSDLMDTCRNLTPAEGEDDVVLVAGDPERRHMNMCDQKGGIPYHPNQIKFGVELAKSLKVEPMKIITD from the exons ATGATAGGCAGATCAGCAGAACGTCGTATTTTCTCAAGAATTATCAATGGTTTGACAAAGTTCAAATGCAAAAGACACTCTTCAACCGAATCAAGGGACATTGTCCCTCGAAAAGAAGTGAAAAGATTTATAATAGAATGCATGTCATCTGTTAAAACACGTCAAGATCATGCAGAAAAATTGGCAGACAATTTATCCACAGCAGACTACAGAGGACATTACAGTCATGGATTGAATAGACTCG ATATGTATGTAAGAGATATAGATTCTGGTATAACAGAGAGAGATGGAGATCCTATGACAATAAAGGAGAGCCAAGCTACAGCTTTAGTAGATGGTCAGAATGTGCTTGGTCCAGTTGTTGGAGACTATAGCATGGAGATAGCTATACAGAAAGCAAAACAAACAGGAGTTGGTTGGGTAGCTGCAAAAG GTTCAAATCATTATGGAATAGCTGGATGGTATGCCATGAAAGCTGTAGACCATGGCCTTCTG GGTTTATCCTTCACCAACACATCACCACTTGAAGTTCCAACCAGAGCAAGAAAG CCTACACTGGGAACAAATCCTTTAAGTTTGGCTGTACCTGCTAAAGACAATGATAGTTTTGTGTTAGATATGGCCACCACTACTGTAGCTCTTGGTAAA ATTGAGTTACATGACAGGAAACAGATCTCAATACCAGATGGTTGGGGCGTTGACAGTCAAGGAAAG ATGTGTAATGTTGCTAAACCAGTCATAGAAGCTGGTGGACTGATGCCTTTAGGAGGATCAGAAATGACAG GTGGATATAAAGGTTATGGATTAGCCATGTTGGTAGAAATATTTTGTGGGATATTGGCAGGATCTGATTATGGTCCAAACATAAGAAGATGGAAAAGTACAGAAAGAGTGGCCAATCTG GGTCAGTGTTTCATTGCTGTTGACCCAGATTGTTTTGCTCCAGGATTTGTAGACAGAATGTCAGACTTAATGGATACTTGTAGAAATCTGACACCA GCTGAAGGGGAAGACGATGTAGTATTAGTGGCTGGAGATCCAGAAAGGAGACATATGAACATGTGTGATCAAAAAGGAGGCATACCTTATCATCCTAATCAAATCAAGTTTGGG GTTGAACTTGCTAAATCCTTGAAAGTTGAACCAATGAAAATTATAACAGACTGA